From Ficedula albicollis isolate OC2 chromosome 20, FicAlb1.5, whole genome shotgun sequence, one genomic window encodes:
- the RAE1 gene encoding mRNA export factor isoform X1, translating into MVRMSLFGTTSGFGTGGTSMFGSTTADNHNPMKDIEVTSPPDDSISCLAFSPPTLPGNFLIAGSWANDVRCWEVQDNGQTIPKAQQMHTGPVLDACWSDDGSKVFTASCDKTAKMWDLNSNQAIQIAQHDAPVKTIHWIKAPNYSCVMTGSWDKTLKFWDTRSPTPMMTLQLPERCYCADVVHPMAAVATAERGLIVYQLENQPSEFRRIESPLKHQHRCVAIFKDKVNKPTGFALGSIEGRVAIHYINPPNPAKDNFTFKCHRSNGTNTSAPQDIYAVNGIAFHPVHGTLATVGSDGRFSFWDKDARTKLKTSEQLDQPISACCFNHNGNIFAYASSYDWSKGHEFYNPQKKNYIFLRNAAEELKPRNKK; encoded by the exons at GGTCAGGATGAGTCTGTTCGGAACAACGTCGGGCTTTGGTACCGGCGGTACCAGCATGTTtggcagcaccacagcagaTAACCACAACCCCATGAAG GATATTGAAGTAACATCTCCACCTGATGACAGCATATCTTGTTTAGCTTTTAGTCCACCAACGCTGCCGGGTAATTTCCTCATTGCAGGATCGTGGGCAAACGAT GTTCGCTGCTGGGAAGTTCAGGATAATGGACAGACAATTCCAAAGGCTCAGCAGATGCACACAGGGCCCGTACTAGATGCCTGCTGGAGTGAT gATGGCAGTAAAGTATTTACTGCTTCGTGTGATAAAACTGCCAAAATGTGGGATCTCAACAGTAATCAAGCAATTCAGATTGCACAA CATGATGCTCCTGTAAAGACTATCCACTGGATTAAAGCACCAAATTACAGCTGTGTGATGACAGGAAGCTGGGATAAAACTTTAAAG TTCTGGGATACCCGTTCACCAACACCTATGATgacactgcagctccctgaaagATGCTACTGTGCAGATGTG GTTCATCCAATGGCAGCTGTGGCCACTGCAGAAAGAGGTTTGATAGTTTATCAGTTAGAGAACCAACCTTCTGAGTTTAGAAGAATAGAATCTCCTCTGAAGCACCAG CATCGCTGTGTTGCTATTTTCAAAGACAAAGTGAACAAACCGACTGGATTTGCCCTTGGAAGTATTGAAGGCAGAGTAGCTATTCATTATATCAACCCCCCAAACCC tgcaAAAgataatttcacttttaaatgcCATCGCTCCAATGGAACAAACACATCAGCACCTCAGGACATCTATGCT GTTAATGGGATTGCATTCCACCCTGTCCATGGTACTCTGGCCACAGTGGGGTCTGATGGGAGATTCAGCTTTTGGGATAAAGATGCACGGACTAAGCTAAAAacctcagagcagctggacCAGCCAATATCTGCTTGTTGTTTCAACCACAATGGCAATATATTTGCTTATGCTTCCAGCTATGATTGGTCAAAG gGTCATGAATTCTATAatccacagaagaaaaactacatttttctgcgaaatgcagcagaagagctgaagCCCAGGAATAAGAAGTAG
- the RAE1 gene encoding mRNA export factor isoform X2 — MSLFGTTSGFGTGGTSMFGSTTADNHNPMKDIEVTSPPDDSISCLAFSPPTLPGNFLIAGSWANDVRCWEVQDNGQTIPKAQQMHTGPVLDACWSDDGSKVFTASCDKTAKMWDLNSNQAIQIAQHDAPVKTIHWIKAPNYSCVMTGSWDKTLKFWDTRSPTPMMTLQLPERCYCADVVHPMAAVATAERGLIVYQLENQPSEFRRIESPLKHQHRCVAIFKDKVNKPTGFALGSIEGRVAIHYINPPNPAKDNFTFKCHRSNGTNTSAPQDIYAVNGIAFHPVHGTLATVGSDGRFSFWDKDARTKLKTSEQLDQPISACCFNHNGNIFAYASSYDWSKGHEFYNPQKKNYIFLRNAAEELKPRNKK, encoded by the exons ATGAGTCTGTTCGGAACAACGTCGGGCTTTGGTACCGGCGGTACCAGCATGTTtggcagcaccacagcagaTAACCACAACCCCATGAAG GATATTGAAGTAACATCTCCACCTGATGACAGCATATCTTGTTTAGCTTTTAGTCCACCAACGCTGCCGGGTAATTTCCTCATTGCAGGATCGTGGGCAAACGAT GTTCGCTGCTGGGAAGTTCAGGATAATGGACAGACAATTCCAAAGGCTCAGCAGATGCACACAGGGCCCGTACTAGATGCCTGCTGGAGTGAT gATGGCAGTAAAGTATTTACTGCTTCGTGTGATAAAACTGCCAAAATGTGGGATCTCAACAGTAATCAAGCAATTCAGATTGCACAA CATGATGCTCCTGTAAAGACTATCCACTGGATTAAAGCACCAAATTACAGCTGTGTGATGACAGGAAGCTGGGATAAAACTTTAAAG TTCTGGGATACCCGTTCACCAACACCTATGATgacactgcagctccctgaaagATGCTACTGTGCAGATGTG GTTCATCCAATGGCAGCTGTGGCCACTGCAGAAAGAGGTTTGATAGTTTATCAGTTAGAGAACCAACCTTCTGAGTTTAGAAGAATAGAATCTCCTCTGAAGCACCAG CATCGCTGTGTTGCTATTTTCAAAGACAAAGTGAACAAACCGACTGGATTTGCCCTTGGAAGTATTGAAGGCAGAGTAGCTATTCATTATATCAACCCCCCAAACCC tgcaAAAgataatttcacttttaaatgcCATCGCTCCAATGGAACAAACACATCAGCACCTCAGGACATCTATGCT GTTAATGGGATTGCATTCCACCCTGTCCATGGTACTCTGGCCACAGTGGGGTCTGATGGGAGATTCAGCTTTTGGGATAAAGATGCACGGACTAAGCTAAAAacctcagagcagctggacCAGCCAATATCTGCTTGTTGTTTCAACCACAATGGCAATATATTTGCTTATGCTTCCAGCTATGATTGGTCAAAG gGTCATGAATTCTATAatccacagaagaaaaactacatttttctgcgaaatgcagcagaagagctgaagCCCAGGAATAAGAAGTAG